In the genome of Neovison vison isolate M4711 chromosome 3, ASM_NN_V1, whole genome shotgun sequence, one region contains:
- the CTLA4 gene encoding cytotoxic T-lymphocyte protein 4 isoform X1 has translation MACFGFRRHGVQPDRSSRTSPCTALFSLLFIPVFSKGMHVAQPAVVLASSRGVASFVCEYGSSGNAAEVRVTVLRQAGSQMTEVCATTYTVEDDLAFLDDSTCTGTSSGNKVNLTIQGLRAMDTGLYICKVELMYPPPYYVGMGNGTQIYVIDPEPCPDSDFLLWILAAVSSGLFFYSFLITAISLSKMLKKRSPLTTGVYVKMPPTEPECEKQFQPYFIPIN, from the exons ATGGCTTGTTTCGGATTCCGGAGGCATGGGGTTCAGCCGGACCGGTCTTCTAGGACCTCGCCCTGCActgctctgttttctcttctatttatCCCCGTCTTCTCCAAAG GGATGCACGTGGCCCAGCCTGCAGTGGTTCTGGCCAGCAGCCGAGGTGTTGCCAGCTTTGTGTGTGAGTATGGGTCTTCAGGCAATGCCGCCGAGGTCCGTGTGACAGTGCTACGGCAGGCCGGCAGCCAGATGACTGAAGTCTGTGCCACGACATACACAGTGGAGGATGACTTGGCCTTCCTAGATGATTCTACCTGCACTGGCACCTCCAGTGGAAACAAAGTGAACCTCACCATCCAAGGGTTGAGGGCCATGGACACAGGGCTCTACATCTGCAAGGTGGAGCTCATGTACCCGCCACCCTACTATGTAGGCATGGGCAATGGAACCCAGATTTATGTCATTG ATCCTGAACCTTGCCCAGATTCTGATTTCCTCCTCTGGATCCTTGCAGCAGTCAGTTCGGGGCtgtttttttatagtttccttaTCACAGCTATTTCTTTGAGCAAAATG CTAAAGAAAAGAAGTCCTCTTACTACAGGGGTCTATGTGAAAATGCCCCCAACAGAGCCAGAATGTGAAAAGCAATTTCAGCCTTATTTTATTCCTATCAATTGA
- the CTLA4 gene encoding cytotoxic T-lymphocyte protein 4 isoform X2 produces the protein MACFGFRRHGVQPDRSSRTSPCTALFSLLFIPVFSKGMHVAQPAVVLASSRGVASFVCEYGSSGNAAEVRVTVLRQAGSQMTEVCATTYTVEDDLAFLDDSTCTGTSSGNKVNLTIQGLRAMDTGLYICKVELMYPPPYYVGMGNGTQIYVIAKEKKSSYYRGLCENAPNRARM, from the exons ATGGCTTGTTTCGGATTCCGGAGGCATGGGGTTCAGCCGGACCGGTCTTCTAGGACCTCGCCCTGCActgctctgttttctcttctatttatCCCCGTCTTCTCCAAAG GGATGCACGTGGCCCAGCCTGCAGTGGTTCTGGCCAGCAGCCGAGGTGTTGCCAGCTTTGTGTGTGAGTATGGGTCTTCAGGCAATGCCGCCGAGGTCCGTGTGACAGTGCTACGGCAGGCCGGCAGCCAGATGACTGAAGTCTGTGCCACGACATACACAGTGGAGGATGACTTGGCCTTCCTAGATGATTCTACCTGCACTGGCACCTCCAGTGGAAACAAAGTGAACCTCACCATCCAAGGGTTGAGGGCCATGGACACAGGGCTCTACATCTGCAAGGTGGAGCTCATGTACCCGCCACCCTACTATGTAGGCATGGGCAATGGAACCCAGATTTATGTCATTG CTAAAGAAAAGAAGTCCTCTTACTACAGGGGTCTATGTGAAAATGCCCCCAACAGAGCCAGAATGTGA